Genomic window (Pirellulaceae bacterium):
GCAAGAAGCCAAATCACCAAGTGACAATCAAAAGCAGAAGGACGGGCAGACGGCAAACACACAAGATTCAAAGCCAACGGACGAGGTTGAGCTCAAAGGCATTTTCGAGGCGGCGAAGAGTTCACCCATTATGTTGGCACCGAAAGAGTGGGCAACGTTGACACTTGATGAAGCCGTCGCGCACGGAACAACGGTCGACAAGGGAGATGTTCTCTTGAGCCTCGATACGGACAAGATCGACGAAGCAATCGATGATGCCAAAGGGGAATTGCAAACAGAGACACTGGCACTTGAGAATGCCGAAATTCAATTTAATCTTTTGCGCCGCACAAGCGCCATGTCGCTTGCGGACGTGATCGCCGCCGAAAAACTTGCCAGTGAAGATCTGAAGGAATTCATCACGACGGGCCGCGACCGCCGAGTCACATCGGCTGAGCGAAGTGTTGAGTCAGCTCGCAACAGTCTGGCCTACCAGACCGAAGAGTTGCGGCAACTGAAAAAGATGTATCAGGCCGATGACCTGACCGAAGACACGGAAGAAATCATTTTGAAGCGCACCCGGGATGCTGTTGATCGAGCCGAATACTTTCTTGATACAGCAACCGATTCGAAACGTCGCAGCCTTGCTTACACCATCCCTCGATCCGAGGAAGAATTAAAGACCGCTTTAAAGCGAGCCACTTTGGCTTTGGACGAAGCACAGCGTACGACGCCCAACTCGCTAAAACAAAAGAAGCTTGCCCTCGACAAACAGCGACAGGCCCTCGACAAACAGCGGAAAAAAATCGCTCGACTTCGCACTGACCGAAAAATGCTAAAAATAAG
Coding sequences:
- a CDS encoding HlyD family efflux transporter periplasmic adaptor subunit translates to MIFLLKLLGFGSLLFCLHWGSLAPAQEAKSPSDNQKQKDGQTANTQDSKPTDEVELKGIFEAAKSSPIMLAPKEWATLTLDEAVAHGTTVDKGDVLLSLDTDKIDEAIDDAKGELQTETLALENAEIQFNLLRRTSAMSLADVIAAEKLASEDLKEFITTGRDRRVTSAERSVESARNSLAYQTEELRQLKKMYQADDLTEDTEEIILKRTRDAVDRAEYFLDTATDSKRRSLAYTIPRSEEELKTALKRATLALDEAQRTTPNSLKQKKLALDKQRQALDKQRKKIARLRTDRKMLKIRSPRAGVIYFGSSKRGKWTDSETISAMLQPGNAVKAKSILMTVVELEPLTVHVTVPESSLRFVQPGVVAEIQPIAYPDRKLPGKVQRVSPIPISDGIFDAILTVDQKDGLAPIVPGMKAEVKIKKSKSPQSSGNE